Proteins encoded in a region of the Anaerolineae bacterium genome:
- a CDS encoding gliding motility-associated C-terminal domain-containing protein: MLYNVSISPETITPNADGLTDVTRINYHLTRSANLSIYLTNNQGQQFFFRNNRRRSAGEYQVDFGGVVNGDMLPNGVYTWVVEAVSDDGETATRQGTLTIQNADTKQPELQGFSVYPQTFTPNQDGIDDRVDINYYLTKTADVSVYLVAADGKTRYPLAEVERDIKPGEPGFHTYDYEGGVDLGADPPPDGLYTVEAEAVDRVGNRTLVTSTLTIAEGGVPRADIVSASVDFYNPETGDQVVPLGATLAFTLTVENFGNVPIRTTGPNSGEHYRSDENFNTKGVHESSGAWRIGIDYEGNPSYAYPYRWAIGNLNELEKRVINNNPEYYLMPGQRAVVTGSIQIMDNPTNKDRINFWAGLIHEHVSIDVFNDHVDPQPIVIGF; this comes from the coding sequence TTGCTTTACAATGTCAGCATCAGCCCGGAAACTATCACGCCCAATGCCGACGGCCTGACGGACGTGACCCGCATTAATTATCATTTGACCCGCTCGGCCAATTTATCCATCTATCTCACCAACAACCAGGGCCAGCAATTTTTCTTCAGAAACAATCGGCGCCGCTCCGCCGGTGAATATCAGGTAGATTTTGGCGGCGTGGTCAACGGCGACATGCTGCCTAACGGCGTTTACACCTGGGTAGTTGAGGCCGTAAGCGACGATGGAGAAACAGCCACCCGGCAGGGCACGCTCACCATTCAAAACGCCGATACCAAACAACCTGAACTGCAAGGCTTTAGCGTTTATCCGCAAACTTTCACACCCAATCAGGACGGCATTGACGACCGAGTAGACATCAACTACTACCTCACCAAAACAGCCGATGTCAGCGTTTATCTGGTAGCGGCGGATGGCAAAACCCGTTATCCCCTGGCGGAAGTGGAACGAGATATTAAACCTGGCGAGCCGGGCTTTCACACTTACGATTACGAAGGCGGCGTTGACCTGGGCGCGGATCCTCCTCCCGACGGGCTATACACCGTCGAAGCCGAAGCTGTAGACCGGGTGGGCAACCGGACTCTTGTTACCAGCACCCTGACCATTGCCGAAGGCGGCGTGCCCCGCGCCGACATCGTTTCGGCCAGCGTGGATTTTTACAACCCTGAAACCGGAGACCAAGTAGTGCCCCTGGGGGCCACCCTGGCCTTTACCTTAACCGTGGAAAACTTTGGCAACGTGCCCATCCGCACCACCGGCCCCAACTCCGGCGAGCATTACCGCAGTGATGAAAATTTTAATACCAAAGGCGTGCATGAATCGTCCGGGGCCTGGCGAATAGGCATTGACTACGAGGGCAATCCCAGTTACGCCTATCCCTACCGTTGGGCCATTGGCAACCTGAACGAATTGGAAAAACGGGTCATCAACAACAACCCAGAGTATTACCTTATGCCCGGCCAGCGAGCCGTCGTCACCGGCTCTATCCAGATTATGGACAACCCCACCAACAAAGACCGGATTAATTTCTGGGCCGGCCTCATTCACGAACACGTGAGTATTGACGTTTTCAACGACCATGTTGACCCGCAACCTATTGTGATTGGTTTTTAA
- a CDS encoding glycosyltransferase family 2 protein has translation MELAVIIVNWNVKALLKNCLTSLLADITASDLLAQVWVVDNASTDGSVVMLRRNFPTVQLIASQKNLGFAGGNNAALAAIGFVDCQQGPPLGGNNAKEKLPEAVLLLNPDTEVHAGALRILLNFLRNNPKAGIAGARLVYGDGSFQHSAFGFPGLGQLAIELLPLPGRLVESRLNGRYPRSLYKQGRPFRVGHPLGAAMCVRREAIQQAGLLDERYHMYVEEIDWSKRIVSAGWEVYCVPQAKITHLAGQSTGQIQTNSFINLWTSRHQFYRKHYHPLKVWLAAQIVKAGMRRRAAQDTEAARQGELTQAELNKCLRCYQKVTNIWQGREA, from the coding sequence ATGGAACTGGCCGTTATCATTGTCAACTGGAATGTTAAAGCATTACTTAAAAACTGCCTTACTTCTCTGTTGGCCGATATTACCGCCAGTGATCTATTGGCTCAAGTGTGGGTGGTGGATAATGCCTCAACCGACGGCTCCGTGGTGATGCTGCGCCGTAATTTCCCTACCGTGCAGTTGATTGCCAGTCAAAAAAATTTGGGCTTTGCCGGGGGCAATAATGCAGCGCTGGCCGCCATAGGTTTTGTTGACTGCCAACAGGGGCCTCCTTTGGGGGGCAACAACGCCAAAGAAAAACTACCGGAAGCCGTTCTGTTGCTCAACCCCGATACTGAAGTGCATGCCGGGGCATTGAGAATTTTGCTCAATTTTCTCAGAAACAATCCCAAAGCCGGGATTGCCGGGGCGCGGCTGGTTTACGGCGATGGCTCATTCCAACACAGCGCTTTTGGTTTTCCCGGTTTGGGGCAACTGGCCATTGAATTGCTGCCATTGCCGGGGCGGCTGGTTGAATCTCGCCTGAACGGGCGTTATCCGCGTTCACTTTATAAACAAGGCCGTCCTTTTCGGGTGGGACATCCGCTAGGCGCGGCCATGTGTGTGCGACGGGAAGCCATTCAGCAGGCAGGCTTGCTGGATGAGCGCTACCATATGTATGTTGAAGAAATTGATTGGAGCAAGCGGATCGTTTCGGCGGGGTGGGAAGTGTATTGCGTGCCCCAGGCCAAAATTACGCATCTGGCGGGCCAGAGCACAGGCCAAATCCAAACAAACAGTTTTATCAACCTCTGGACCAGCCGCCACCAGTTTTATCGCAAACACTATCACCCCCTCAAGGTATGGTTGGCTGCCCAGATTGTAAAAGCGGGCATGCGTCGCCGGGCAGCCCAAGATACCGAAGCAGCCCGGCAAGGTGAATTGACTCAGGCCGAATTAAACAAATGCCTGCGCTGTTACCAAAAAGTAACCAATATCTGGCAAGGGAGGGAGGCATGA
- a CDS encoding ComF family protein — protein MGKILVDTYRRYALGAEVIVPVPLHPTRFNERGYNQSELLAREVAAAVNLPVDTHTLQRVRKTKSQMELGVSERRQNVSKAFACGSKKLAGQKVVLIDDVCTTGSTLDACAGALREGEVASVWGLTLARAR, from the coding sequence TTGGGTAAAATATTGGTTGATACTTACCGCCGCTATGCGCTTGGGGCAGAGGTAATTGTGCCCGTGCCTTTACATCCGACCCGGTTCAATGAGCGGGGATATAATCAAAGTGAATTATTGGCCAGGGAAGTAGCAGCAGCCGTTAATCTCCCTGTGGATACCCATACGCTGCAACGGGTTAGAAAAACTAAATCCCAAATGGAGTTAGGCGTAAGTGAACGCCGCCAAAATGTATCAAAGGCATTTGCTTGTGGCAGTAAAAAGTTGGCCGGGCAAAAAGTAGTTTTAATTGATGACGTATGTACCACCGGCTCTACCCTGGATGCCTGTGCCGGCGCATTGCGAGAAGGAGAGGTGGCCTCGGTGTGGGGCCTCACCCTGGCCAGAGCACGTTAA
- a CDS encoding glycosyltransferase family 2 protein: MSKIIAAILTKNEAGHIGDCIKSVQWADEVILEDSFSEDETTAIARSLNARVFKGEFINFAVARNTAITNAKMLGADWILFVDADERVTPELAQEILESVKSEKVAGWWIPRFNIMWGHTMRGGGWYPDHQLRLMRVDAARYDAERQVHEIVILDGQAGYLKEHLLHYNYESLAQFKRKQNRYITFEAKILKEKGVRTKPWTYLTMPLREFHRRYFLLQGYKDGWVGLQVCALMSWYTFVTYLRLQKLYQTENF, translated from the coding sequence ATGAGCAAAATTATTGCGGCTATTCTTACCAAAAACGAAGCAGGCCACATTGGCGACTGCATTAAAAGCGTACAATGGGCTGATGAGGTAATTTTAGAGGACTCTTTTAGTGAGGATGAGACCACGGCTATTGCTCGCAGTTTGAACGCGCGAGTTTTTAAGGGTGAATTCATCAATTTTGCCGTAGCTCGAAATACAGCCATTACCAACGCTAAAATGCTGGGAGCCGATTGGATCTTGTTTGTGGATGCGGACGAGCGCGTTACCCCGGAATTGGCTCAAGAAATTCTGGAGAGTGTAAAAAGTGAGAAAGTAGCCGGTTGGTGGATTCCGCGTTTCAATATTATGTGGGGCCATACAATGCGCGGCGGTGGCTGGTATCCAGACCATCAACTGCGTTTGATGCGGGTTGATGCCGCCCGGTACGATGCAGAACGCCAGGTACACGAAATTGTTATTTTAGATGGTCAGGCAGGCTATTTGAAGGAACATTTGCTTCATTATAATTATGAATCGTTGGCTCAGTTCAAACGCAAACAGAATCGGTATATTACCTTTGAAGCCAAGATACTCAAAGAAAAAGGCGTCCGGACCAAACCGTGGACTTATTTGACCATGCCCTTGCGCGAGTTTCATCGCCGGTATTTTCTGTTACAGGGTTACAAAGATGGTTGGGTTGGTTTGCAGGTCTGCGCGTTGATGAGTTGGTATACGTTTGTCACCTATTTGCGCCTGCAAAAATTATACCAAACGGAAAATTTTTAA
- a CDS encoding glycine hydroxymethyltransferase, which produces MTPSPITAYLAQTPTPQINTAFLAYLANLTEVAKVSPEVARSTVQELADQRRNLKLIASENYASLATQLAMGNLLTDKYAEGYPRHRFYAGCDNIDHLELLAGDLACRLFGCDHAYVQPHSGADANLVAFWAILNARVQTPALAELKQNNPTHLSRQEWNKIRVKLGNQKLMALDYYSGGHLTHGYRFNLSAQMFDVYSYTVNRETNLLDYDELEAMALAVKPLILLAGYSSYPRAINFRRMRQIADKVGAVFMVDMAHFAGLVAGGAFTNDDNPIPYAHVVTTTTHKTLRGPRGGMVLCAKEFAEHVDKGCPMVIGGPLPHMIAAKAVALVEASQPEFKIYAQNIVNNARALAKACLNEGLKVVTGGTDNHMLLIDVWAFGLTGRQAESALRDCGVTLNRNVLPFDANGPWYTSGLRLGTPAVTTLGMGETEMNEIAAIIKLVLAHTRADIIASGQNAGQSSQAKYIVDQAAQNKARASVDALLKRFPVYPELDLAFLQTHFGK; this is translated from the coding sequence ATGACCCCTTCTCCTATTACCGCCTACCTGGCTCAAACTCCCACGCCACAAATCAACACCGCTTTCCTGGCTTACCTGGCCAACTTAACCGAGGTGGCCAAAGTGTCGCCGGAAGTGGCCCGGTCAACGGTGCAAGAACTGGCCGACCAACGCCGCAACCTGAAACTGATTGCCAGTGAAAATTACGCTTCCCTGGCTACGCAGTTGGCTATGGGCAACTTGCTCACCGACAAATACGCCGAAGGGTATCCGCGCCATCGTTTTTACGCCGGTTGCGATAATATTGACCATCTTGAACTGCTGGCCGGTGATCTGGCCTGCCGTCTTTTTGGCTGCGACCATGCCTACGTGCAGCCGCACAGCGGGGCGGATGCCAACCTGGTAGCGTTTTGGGCCATCCTCAATGCCCGCGTGCAAACCCCCGCCCTGGCCGAACTCAAGCAAAACAATCCCACCCATTTATCCCGCCAGGAGTGGAATAAGATCCGGGTCAAATTGGGCAACCAAAAACTGATGGCCCTGGATTATTATTCCGGCGGCCATTTGACCCACGGCTATCGTTTTAATCTATCCGCCCAGATGTTTGACGTGTACAGCTACACGGTCAACCGGGAAACCAACTTGCTTGATTACGACGAATTGGAGGCCATGGCCCTGGCCGTTAAACCCCTTATCCTCCTGGCCGGTTACAGCTCTTATCCGCGGGCCATCAATTTCCGCCGCATGCGCCAGATTGCGGATAAAGTGGGGGCGGTGTTTATGGTTGACATGGCTCACTTTGCGGGCTTGGTGGCAGGCGGCGCTTTTACCAACGATGATAACCCCATTCCCTACGCGCACGTTGTCACCACTACCACCCACAAAACCCTGCGCGGGCCACGGGGGGGAATGGTGCTATGCGCCAAAGAATTTGCCGAGCATGTTGACAAAGGCTGCCCGATGGTGATTGGCGGCCCCCTGCCCCACATGATCGCGGCCAAAGCCGTGGCCCTGGTTGAGGCCAGCCAACCCGAATTCAAAATCTATGCCCAAAACATTGTCAATAACGCCCGCGCTTTGGCCAAAGCTTGCCTGAACGAGGGCCTGAAAGTGGTTACCGGCGGCACCGACAACCACATGCTGCTAATTGACGTGTGGGCCTTTGGACTTACCGGACGCCAGGCCGAAAGCGCCCTGCGTGACTGTGGCGTAACCCTTAATCGCAACGTGCTCCCCTTTGATGCCAATGGCCCGTGGTACACCAGCGGCCTGCGCCTGGGCACGCCGGCAGTGACCACCTTGGGGATGGGCGAAACAGAAATGAACGAGATTGCGGCCATCATCAAACTGGTGTTAGCCCATACCCGGGCGGATATTATTGCTTCTGGCCAAAACGCCGGCCAGTCCAGCCAGGCCAAATATATTGTTGATCAGGCGGCCCAAAACAAAGCCCGGGCCAGTGTTGACGCGCTTTTGAAACGATTCCCGGTATATCCTGAACTGGATTTGGCCTTTTTGCAAACGCATTTTGGAAAGTAA
- a CDS encoding type II secretion system F family protein, protein MTLIWIVVGFVVVIGIIGTIALVRYGMRTSSGSGDVHLRLEEYAGRSATPLTLEEIELSQPFTQRVLRPMLVKLAEVFSRLSPAKSKEGVELKLDMAGRPNNWGATEFFGIRIFVAIVLGALAFLIGLLGSSFMMGMVAGGVGVLLGFSLPILWLRSKTRSRQDEIIKSLPDALDLLTITVEAGMGFDGALQKVAEKWNNELSKGFSKVVQEMRLGIARREALRNMDRTMGVPDVTTFVAAIIQAETLGVSIAKILRVQSEQMRVKRRQRAEEMANKAPIKMLFPMVFLIFPALFIILLGPAVLVMMETPGLF, encoded by the coding sequence ATGACGCTGATATGGATTGTAGTCGGTTTTGTGGTGGTGATAGGCATTATTGGCACCATTGCCCTGGTGCGTTATGGCATGAGAACCTCTTCCGGTTCGGGAGATGTGCACTTGCGGTTGGAGGAGTATGCCGGTAGAAGCGCTACCCCCTTAACCCTGGAAGAGATTGAACTTTCCCAACCTTTCACCCAGCGAGTTCTTCGGCCCATGTTGGTGAAACTGGCCGAGGTTTTTAGTAGACTTTCCCCGGCAAAATCAAAAGAGGGTGTTGAACTAAAATTAGACATGGCCGGCAGGCCCAACAACTGGGGCGCAACCGAATTCTTTGGCATCCGAATTTTTGTGGCAATTGTGTTGGGCGCCTTGGCCTTTTTGATTGGCCTTTTGGGCTCCAGTTTTATGATGGGCATGGTTGCCGGGGGCGTAGGGGTGCTACTTGGCTTTTCCTTGCCCATTCTATGGCTGCGTTCAAAAACCAGAAGCCGCCAGGATGAGATTATCAAGAGCCTGCCCGACGCCCTGGATTTGCTGACCATTACGGTTGAAGCCGGCATGGGTTTTGATGGCGCGTTGCAAAAAGTGGCCGAGAAGTGGAATAACGAGTTGAGCAAGGGTTTTTCCAAAGTTGTCCAGGAAATGCGCCTGGGCATAGCGCGTCGTGAGGCTTTGAGAAACATGGATAGAACCATGGGCGTGCCCGATGTGACTACCTTTGTGGCCGCTATTATTCAGGCGGAAACGTTGGGCGTTAGCATTGCCAAAATTCTCAGGGTTCAATCAGAGCAAATGCGGGTCAAACGCAGACAGCGCGCCGAAGAAATGGCTAACAAAGCCCCCATTAAAATGCTTTTCCCAATGGTTTTTTTGATTTTCCCGGCCCTGTTTATCATTCTATTAGGCCCGGCGGTTCTGGTGATGATGGAAACCCCCGGCCTCTTTTAG
- the raiA gene encoding ribosome-associated translation inhibitor RaiA produces MQLLLQGKNFVISDRIREYVEKKIGKLDRFLPDIEEARVEITQEKTKSAKDRNIVQVTLRANGTILRAEERSDSIYPCIDAVANKIHRQIARYKGKRVDRWHGQLNKRAAVDEIPNIDQEVLASLAEESERQIVRVKRFRVDPMSEEEAIEQMELLGHNFFVFFNADSGRFNVIYRRADNNYGLLDPEVT; encoded by the coding sequence ATGCAGTTACTTCTTCAAGGTAAAAATTTTGTTATTTCAGATCGAATTCGAGAGTATGTTGAGAAAAAAATAGGTAAGCTGGACCGTTTCCTGCCGGATATTGAAGAAGCTCGCGTTGAAATTACCCAAGAAAAAACAAAAAGCGCCAAGGATAGAAATATTGTCCAGGTAACCCTGCGCGCCAACGGCACAATTTTACGCGCCGAAGAGCGTTCGGACAGCATCTATCCTTGCATTGACGCCGTTGCCAACAAAATCCATCGCCAGATTGCGCGTTACAAAGGAAAACGGGTTGATCGCTGGCACGGGCAACTCAATAAGCGGGCGGCGGTTGACGAAATACCCAACATTGACCAGGAGGTATTGGCTAGCCTGGCTGAAGAGAGTGAACGCCAGATAGTGCGGGTCAAACGTTTTCGGGTGGACCCCATGAGTGAAGAAGAAGCCATAGAGCAGATGGAGCTTTTGGGACACAACTTTTTTGTGTTTTTTAATGCCGATTCGGGCCGGTTCAACGTCATCTATCGCCGGGCCGACAATAATTACGGCCTGCTAGACCCGGAAGTAACCTGA
- a CDS encoding DUF192 domain-containing protein — protein MGANPLPKGEGLILVGEKSIHTFFMKFPIDVVYVDKNYRVIRADANMAPYRLGPFVAKSAYVLEMPVGTIAETATIVGDQLKFEE, from the coding sequence TTGGGCGCCAACCCTTTGCCAAAGGGGGAGGGGTTGATTCTGGTTGGCGAAAAGAGCATTCATACCTTCTTTATGAAATTCCCTATAGATGTGGTTTATGTTGATAAAAATTACCGGGTTATCCGCGCCGATGCCAATATGGCCCCTTATCGGTTAGGCCCGTTTGTGGCCAAATCGGCTTATGTTCTGGAAATGCCGGTGGGCACAATTGCCGAGACCGCAACCATTGTCGGTGACCAGCTCAAGTTTGAAGAATAA